The proteins below are encoded in one region of Lactuca sativa cultivar Salinas chromosome 3, Lsat_Salinas_v11, whole genome shotgun sequence:
- the LOC111884267 gene encoding proline-rich extensin-like protein EPR1, translated as MQVYSVCRPETLLGFLLILVFSGNFCYGYDKVVEVVGIGECADCKDINIKSTHALSGLKVTVDCKLENGKLKTKGVGELDGEGNFKISLPQEILKDGKLTEECYAQLHNAANKPCAVHDGLEATKITFLSKSDQKHTFQPVGKLKFSSAVCTSKFFWPYFKYPPLPTLPPLPKTHPWFGHHFPLPQFPPKVYPSFPFPPNTPSPTPVYDPPVVETPPVPVYNPPPVVETPPVPVYNPPPVVETPPVPVYNPPPVVETPPVPVYNPPPVVETPPVPVYNPPPVVETPPVPVYNPPPVVEPPPVYNPPPVYNPPPVYTPTPKPEPPVVKPPCDPKPKPQPPVYKPAPIPVYKPKPKPPVYKPAPVPVYKPKPNPEPPVYKPAPIPVYKPKPKPPVYKPSPIPVYKPKPNPEPPVYKPAPIPVYKPKPKPPVYKPAPVPVYKPKPKPPVYKPAPVPVYKPKPKPPVYKPAPVPVYKPKPEPPVYKPAPVPVPVYKPKPKPPVYKPSPVPVYKPKPEPPVYKPAPVPVYKPKPEPPVVKPPCDPKPKPEPPVYKPAPVPIYKPKPEPPVYKPSPVPVYKPEPKPPVYNPSPVPDYNPTPKSPLPPVIDPPSPKKPCPPFSLPKLPPLPTIPPKYFHHHPILGNHHHLPTIPPKYFHHPIPSLPPKYSHP; from the exons ATGCAGGTTTATTCAGTCTGTAGGCCTGAAACCCTTTTGGGATTCTTGCTGATTTTAGTTTTTTCAGGGAATTTTTGTTATGGTTATGACAAGGTTGTGGAGGTAGTTGGGATTGGAGAATGTGCTGATTGTAAGGACATTAATATCAAGAGCACCCATGCTTTATCAG GGCTTAAAGTAACGGTTGACTGCAAGCTTGAGAACGGGAAGCTCAAAACAAAAGGCGTGGGAGAGCTCGATGGTGAAGGGAACTTCAAGATCTCTCTTCCTCAAGAGATCTTAAAAGATGGGAAGTTGACAGAAGAATGTTATGCGCAACTTCACAATGCAGCAAATAAACCATGTGCAGTTCATGATGGTTTAGAAGCCACCAAGATCACTTTCCTGTCAAAATCCGACCAAAAACACACCTTCCAACCTGTCGGAAAACTTAAATTCTCATCAGCTGTGTGCACTTCTAAATTCTTCTGgccttattttaagtatcctCCTCTACCAACACTGCCACCTTTGCCCAAAACGCACCCATGGTTTGGCCACCATTTTCCTCTTCCTCAATTTCCACCAAAGGTTTATCCATCATTCCCATTTCCACCAAACACACCATCACCTACTCCTGTTTATGACCCACCAGTTGTTGAGACTCCCCCTGTTCCAGTATACAATCCTCCTCCGGTTGTTGAGACTCCCCCTGTTCCAGTATACAATCCTCCTCCGGTTGTTGAGACTCCCCCTGTTCCAGTATACAATCCTCCTCCGGTTGTTGAGACTCCCCCTGTTCCAGTATACAATCCTCCTCCGGTTGTTGAGACTCCCCCTGTTCCAGTATACAATCCTCCTCCGGTTGTTGAGACTCCCCCTGTTCCAGTATACAATCCTCCTCCGGTTGTTGAACCACCACCAGTTTACAATCCTCCTCCGGTTTACAATCCTCCTCCTGTTTACACACCAACACCAAAGCCAGAACCACCAGTAGTCAAGCCTCCTTGTGACCCAAAACCAAAGCCACAGCCACCTGTCTACAAACCTGCTCCCATTCCGGTTTATAAGCCAAAGCCAAAGCCGCCAGTCTACAAGCCTGCTCCCGTCCCAGTTTACAAGCCAAAGCCAAATCCAGAGCCTCCAGTCTACAAGCCTGCTCCCATTCCGGTTTATAAGCCAAAGCCAAAGCCACCAGTCTACAAGCCTTCTCCCATCCCAGTTTACAAACCAAAGCCAAATCCAGAGCCTCCGGTTTACAAGCCTGCTCCCATTCCAGTTTATAAGCCAAAACCAAAACCGCCTGTTTATAAGCCTGCTCCCGTTCCAGTTTACAAACCAAAGCCAAAGCCACCCGTTTACAAGCCTGCTCCAGTTCCGGTTTACAAGCCAAAGCCAAAGCCGCCAGTCTACAAACCGGCTCCGGTTCCAGTTTACAAGCCAAAACCAGAGCCACCGGTTTACAAGCCAGctccggttccggttccagttTACAAACCAAAGCCAAAGCCGCCAGTCTACAAACCTTCCCCTGTTCCAGTTTATAAGCCAAAGCCTGAGCCACCGGTCTACAAACCTGCCCCTGTTCCAGTTTACAAGCCAAAGCCAGAGCCACCGGTTGTCAAGCCTCCTTGTGACCCAAAACCAAAACCAGAGCCACCTGTCTACAAGCCTGCTCCCGTTCCTATTTACAAACCTAAGCCAGAGCCGCCAGTCTACAAGCCTTCTCCAGTTCCAGTTTACAAACCGGAGCCAAAACCGCCTGTTTATAATCCTTCTCCTGTTCCAGATTACAATCCAACACCAAAATCACCATTGCCTCCGGTAATAGACCCACCTTCACCAAAGAAACCTTGCCCACCATTTTCTCTCCCAAAGCTTCCTCCTTTGCCCACCATTCCTCCAAAGTATTTCCATCATCACCCCATCCTAGGAAATCATCATCATTTGCCCACCATTCCTCCAAAATATTTTCATCATCCCATTCCTTCCCTACCTCCTAAGTACTCTCATCCTTAA
- the LOC111884268 gene encoding peptidyl-prolyl cis-trans isomerase produces MANPRVFFDMTVGGSPAGRIVMELFADTTPKTAENFRALCTGEKGTGTSGKNLHYKGSSFHRVIPNFMCQGGDFTRGNGTGGESIYGNKFADENFKKKHTGPGILSMANAGPNTNGSQFFICTEKTEWLDGKHVVFGEVVEGMDVVRAIEKVGSGSGTTSKPVVIADCGQLS; encoded by the coding sequence ATGGCAAATCCTAGGGTTTTCTTCGATATGACCGTCGGCGGTTCACCGGCCGGCAGGATTGTGATGGAGCTGTTCGCTGACACAACTCCAAAAACAGCAGAGAACTTCCGTGCACTCTGCACCGGTGAGAAAGGAACCGGTACTTCCGGCAAAAATCTGCATTACAAAGGATCGTCATTCCACCGTGTGATCCCCAATTTCATGTGCCAGGGCGGTGATTTCACCAGAGGTAACGGCACCGGCGGTGAGTCCATCTATGGTAACAAATTCGCCGACGAGAATTTCAAAAAGAAGCACACCGGTCCGGGAATCCTCTCCATGGCCAATGCCGGTCCGAATACCAACGGATCTCAGTTCTTCATCTGTACGGAGAAAACCGAGTGGCTCGATGGAAAACACGTCGTGTTCGGAGAGGTTGTTGAAGGAATGGACGTCGTAAGGGCGATCGAGAAGGTTGGATCCGGAAGCGGAACCACCTCTAAGCCCGTCGTTATTGCCGATTGTGGTCAACTTTCTTAG